A DNA window from Thermosynechococcaceae cyanobacterium Okahandja contains the following coding sequences:
- the gatC gene encoding Asp-tRNA(Asn)/Glu-tRNA(Gln) amidotransferase subunit GatC produces MATKIITAEDVRKVAHLARLAIDESEMTALTAQLDSILDYVNQLSELDVTDVEPTTRAIEVSNVTRPDVLETTVDREALLAIAPDREDDFFRVPKII; encoded by the coding sequence ATGGCAACTAAAATCATTACGGCAGAGGATGTGCGCAAGGTGGCTCACTTGGCGCGGTTGGCCATTGACGAGAGTGAAATGACGGCCTTAACCGCCCAACTCGACAGTATTCTTGACTACGTTAACCAGCTTAGTGAATTGGATGTGACCGATGTGGAACCCACCACCCGCGCCATTGAAGTGAGTAATGTGACCCGCCCCGATGTTTTAGAAACAACTGTGGATCGGGAAGCCCTACTGGCGATCGCCCCCGACCGCGAAGATGACTTTTTCCGCGTCCCCAAAATTATTTAG
- a CDS encoding tetratricopeptide repeat protein — protein MHLRQMCSLGAVALALGLMPPALANNQLAVLMQEGRRLVEAGNYDQALGVYQQLLQSDSRNPRVHSAIGFIYARQGKFPEAARAYQQAIELDRQNPDFYYALGYSLGMMGENHGAAAAYRQAIRLNNRNAQAYEGLAVILARMGDPQGAIQSYRSVISLEPRSWSAYKGLGVLLLQQRNVTEAVTTLRQAASLAPNNASVQLNLGMALLAAGDPSSGWQAIDQAMALAQRDLDLLQQIAELAATANEPQRAVQAYRRMISLQPERIPTYIQLGDLLMQQNNPLEAAATYRQITRINPNNPEGFYKLGRALAVQGRRSEARSAYQTALKLYREQGNRQGETKVREAMRQRN, from the coding sequence ATGCACTTACGACAGATGTGTAGCTTAGGGGCTGTTGCCCTTGCCTTGGGCCTGATGCCCCCAGCCCTTGCCAACAATCAATTGGCGGTTCTGATGCAGGAAGGCCGCCGCTTAGTTGAGGCAGGCAACTACGACCAAGCCCTTGGAGTCTATCAGCAATTGCTGCAAAGCGATAGTCGCAATCCTCGGGTTCACTCTGCCATTGGTTTTATTTATGCCCGGCAGGGGAAATTTCCCGAAGCGGCTCGTGCCTACCAGCAGGCAATTGAGCTAGATCGGCAAAACCCAGATTTTTACTACGCCCTAGGTTACAGCCTCGGCATGATGGGGGAAAACCACGGTGCCGCTGCCGCTTATCGCCAGGCCATTCGCCTGAATAATCGCAACGCCCAAGCCTACGAGGGGCTAGCGGTCATTTTGGCACGGATGGGGGATCCCCAAGGCGCAATTCAGTCCTATCGCTCAGTGATTAGCCTAGAGCCACGCAGTTGGTCGGCCTACAAGGGGTTGGGGGTGCTTTTACTGCAACAGCGGAATGTGACAGAAGCCGTAACGACCCTGCGCCAAGCCGCTAGTTTAGCGCCCAATAATGCCTCGGTACAACTGAACTTAGGCATGGCACTGTTGGCGGCGGGGGATCCCAGCAGCGGTTGGCAGGCCATTGACCAAGCTATGGCACTGGCGCAGCGGGACTTAGACCTTTTGCAGCAGATTGCCGAACTCGCGGCTACTGCCAATGAACCCCAGCGGGCGGTGCAGGCCTACCGCCGCATGATTTCCCTACAGCCGGAGCGCATTCCCACCTATATCCAGCTTGGGGATCTACTGATGCAGCAAAATAACCCCCTTGAAGCAGCGGCTACCTACCGTCAAATTACCCGCATTAACCCCAACAATCCTGAGGGCTTTTATAAGCTGGGTCGTGCTTTGGCTGTGCAGGGGCGGCGCTCAGAGGCGCGCAGTGCCTACCAGACAGCCCTCAAACTCTACCGCGAGCAAGGCAACCGTCAGGGGGAAACCAAGGTTCGTGAGGCCATGCGCCAGCGCAACTAG
- a CDS encoding phycobilisome rod-core linker polypeptide, with the protein MDLPLLTYKPTTQNHRVVSFGTADLNEDTPYIYRLEDAASYPEIREVIWACYRQVFSEHATLAFNRQVTLESQLVNRVITVRDFIRGLAKSERFYNTVVAVNDNYRLVDVCLRRFLGRSAYNQDEKIAWSIKIGTLGFGGFVDALLDSEEYTQAFGDFTVPYQRKRMEGRPFNLVTPRYGYEYRDKVGTTTTDWRFTVEKFYSRKFQERRLPEGDPRKYRELAAAIAPKTRYAQQLRASDLDYLAKVPRRR; encoded by the coding sequence ATGGATTTACCCTTACTGACGTACAAGCCAACCACCCAAAACCATCGAGTGGTGAGTTTCGGCACCGCCGATCTCAACGAAGATACCCCCTATATCTATCGCCTTGAGGATGCCGCCTCCTATCCAGAAATTCGCGAAGTCATTTGGGCCTGCTATCGGCAGGTGTTTAGCGAGCACGCCACCCTCGCCTTTAACCGCCAAGTGACCCTAGAGTCCCAGTTGGTGAATCGGGTGATTACGGTGCGGGACTTTATCCGCGGCTTGGCCAAATCGGAGCGGTTCTATAACACCGTTGTGGCGGTGAACGACAACTATCGCCTCGTAGATGTGTGCCTGCGCCGCTTTTTAGGCCGCAGTGCCTACAATCAAGACGAGAAAATTGCCTGGTCCATTAAAATTGGTACGTTGGGCTTTGGTGGGTTTGTGGATGCCCTTCTCGACAGTGAGGAGTACACCCAAGCCTTTGGTGACTTTACCGTGCCTTACCAGCGCAAACGGATGGAGGGTCGTCCCTTTAACTTGGTGACCCCCCGCTACGGCTATGAGTATCGCGATAAAGTGGGCACCACCACCACCGATTGGCGGTTTACGGTGGAGAAATTCTACAGCCGCAAATTCCAAGAACGGCGCTTACCGGAAGGGGATCCGCGCAAATATCGCGAACTGGCCGCCGCGATCGCACCCAAGACCCGCTATGCCCAGCAGTTGCGCGCCTCGGATCTGGACTACCTTGCCAAGGTGCCCCGCCGCCGCTAA
- a CDS encoding HEAT repeat domain-containing protein: MVDLAPYLQAVTNATTAEDLTSAVIALAAQQQVAAIPTLIQVLGYNNPAAAQAAVEGLIQLGDAAVEPLLAQLDGYNYGARAYGVRVLGAIGHPAAFRVLLSAAQSDFAPSVRRGATKALGTLRWHLIDEAQERQVSLEQALQVLQRNAEAADWAVRYAVAVALDHLRQQPETAAIQPAIGVLLTALGDRDPDIVVRSRAQLALHRNAVHLSMHT; the protein is encoded by the coding sequence ATGGTTGACCTTGCGCCCTACCTCCAGGCTGTTACCAACGCCACCACCGCTGAAGACTTGACCAGCGCTGTCATTGCCTTGGCGGCACAGCAGCAGGTGGCAGCCATCCCGACACTGATTCAGGTGCTCGGCTACAATAACCCGGCGGCAGCCCAAGCAGCGGTTGAGGGTCTCATTCAACTGGGGGATGCGGCGGTAGAGCCGCTACTGGCACAGCTTGATGGCTACAACTATGGGGCGCGGGCCTACGGGGTGCGGGTGTTGGGTGCCATTGGTCATCCCGCGGCCTTCAGGGTCTTGCTCAGCGCTGCCCAGTCGGATTTTGCCCCGAGTGTGCGCCGGGGGGCCACCAAAGCCCTAGGTACCCTGCGGTGGCATCTCATCGATGAGGCACAGGAGCGGCAAGTGAGCCTTGAGCAAGCCCTACAGGTGCTCCAGCGGAATGCCGAAGCGGCCGACTGGGCGGTACGTTATGCCGTTGCGGTTGCCTTGGATCATCTCCGTCAGCAACCGGAAACCGCAGCGATTCAGCCTGCCATTGGGGTTCTGCTCACTGCCTTGGGCGATCGCGACCCCGACATTGTTGTGCGTTCCCGCGCTCAACTGGCCCTCCACCGGAACGCCGTCCATCTGTCCATGCATACCTAG
- a CDS encoding elongation factor G, with the protein MARRCNIALIGSYNSGKTTLLDSILRLTHTINGKASSLLDSNPEARDRQMGTEINLADAHFGDLELTLLDCPGSVELLQETLNALVGVDMAIVVCEPLSDRAFTLTPLFKFLDDWQIPHILFVNKMERAHDPFMEILAAYRQVSTRPLVPHQYPIWQGDDLLGYIDLVTEEAYHYHAGAAADLVPFPAELRPAEQAARAELLEALANYDDHLLEELLEDIAPATSEIEADLRWELGADLIVPVFFGSAQADYGVRPLLAALEREAPAAAETTAHRQIRSDEPLAQVLKTFYLPQGGGKLSLVRLWQGTLTDGMSLNGVRIGGLYRALGSQLHAQNQATAGDIVLLARLEGIATGDTLSASGQAAPLPRAPQLEPVYALAITPAKRSDEVKLTTALQKLLDEDPALRWEHHGDTHEIILWGQGDIHLHIALDRLRRKYNLPMQTHLPQVPYRETIRRSTHNSHGRYKHQTGGHGQFGDVYLDITPLSRGSGFQFGETIVGGVVPKQYIPGVEQGVRDFLSHGPLGFPMVDLAVTLTNGSYHSVDSSEQAFRQAARLAMQAGIPRCEPQLLEPIMAVQVWMPQAFTAKVMQALTGRRGQVLGYDQKAGWPGWEQIDAYLPQAEMHDFVVELRSITMGAGGFHWQFDHLQEVPEKLATAILAQRS; encoded by the coding sequence ATGGCAAGACGATGCAACATTGCCCTGATCGGCAGCTACAACAGTGGCAAAACGACCCTTCTTGACAGTATTTTGCGCCTCACCCACACCATCAATGGCAAGGCCAGCAGTTTGCTCGACAGTAACCCCGAAGCCCGCGATCGCCAGATGGGCACAGAAATTAACCTAGCCGATGCCCATTTTGGCGACCTAGAGCTAACCCTACTCGACTGCCCCGGCTCAGTAGAGCTACTGCAAGAAACCCTGAATGCGTTAGTCGGGGTGGATATGGCCATTGTGGTGTGTGAACCCCTCAGCGATCGCGCCTTTACCCTCACCCCTCTATTCAAATTCCTAGACGATTGGCAGATTCCCCATATTCTTTTTGTCAACAAAATGGAGCGCGCCCACGATCCCTTCATGGAGATTCTGGCGGCCTATCGTCAGGTTTCAACTCGACCGTTGGTGCCCCACCAATACCCTATCTGGCAAGGGGATGATCTACTGGGCTACATTGATCTGGTCACTGAAGAAGCCTACCATTATCACGCCGGAGCCGCCGCCGATCTGGTGCCCTTCCCCGCCGAACTGCGACCCGCGGAGCAAGCAGCCCGCGCCGAACTCCTTGAAGCCTTGGCCAACTACGATGATCATTTGCTGGAGGAACTGCTCGAAGATATTGCCCCCGCCACCAGTGAAATTGAAGCGGATTTACGCTGGGAGTTAGGGGCTGACCTAATTGTGCCCGTCTTTTTTGGCAGCGCCCAAGCGGACTACGGCGTACGCCCATTGCTGGCAGCCCTAGAGCGCGAAGCGCCCGCTGCCGCGGAAACCACTGCCCATCGCCAGATCCGCAGCGATGAACCCCTCGCCCAAGTCCTGAAAACCTTTTATTTACCTCAGGGGGGCGGCAAACTCTCCTTGGTGCGGCTGTGGCAGGGCACCCTCACCGATGGCATGAGCTTGAACGGGGTACGCATTGGCGGCCTCTATCGCGCCCTAGGTTCGCAACTGCATGCCCAAAACCAGGCCACAGCGGGTGACATTGTCCTGCTGGCTCGCCTAGAGGGCATTGCCACCGGCGACACCCTGAGTGCCAGTGGCCAAGCAGCTCCGTTACCCCGCGCCCCACAGCTTGAGCCAGTGTATGCCTTGGCCATTACCCCCGCCAAGCGCAGTGATGAAGTCAAGCTCACCACCGCCCTGCAAAAACTCTTAGACGAAGACCCCGCCCTGCGCTGGGAGCACCACGGCGATACCCACGAAATTATCCTCTGGGGTCAAGGGGATATTCACCTGCACATTGCCCTTGATCGCCTGCGGCGCAAATACAACCTGCCCATGCAAACCCATCTGCCTCAGGTGCCCTACCGGGAAACCATTCGCCGCAGCACCCACAACAGCCATGGTCGCTATAAGCATCAAACCGGTGGCCACGGCCAGTTTGGTGATGTTTATCTGGATATTACCCCCCTCAGTCGCGGCAGTGGCTTTCAGTTTGGCGAAACCATTGTCGGTGGTGTTGTACCAAAGCAGTATATTCCGGGGGTTGAGCAGGGGGTGCGGGACTTTCTCAGCCATGGGCCACTGGGGTTCCCGATGGTAGATTTGGCGGTGACCCTCACCAATGGCTCCTACCATTCGGTGGATAGCTCTGAGCAGGCCTTCCGCCAAGCGGCTCGCCTTGCCATGCAGGCAGGGATTCCCCGGTGCGAACCGCAACTGCTCGAACCGATTATGGCGGTGCAGGTGTGGATGCCCCAAGCGTTTACCGCCAAAGTGATGCAAGCCCTCACAGGACGGCGCGGCCAAGTGCTGGGTTACGATCAAAAAGCGGGTTGGCCGGGGTGGGAGCAAATTGATGCGTACCTCCCCCAAGCGGAAATGCACGACTTTGTGGTGGAACTGCGCTCCATTACCATGGGGGCGGGCGGCTTTCACTGGCAATTCGACCACCTGCAGGAAGTGCCGGAAAAATTAGCAACGGCCATTCTGGCACAGCGCAGTTAA
- a CDS encoding phycobilisome linker polypeptide, whose translation MFGQTAAGSAANSPSGARVFRYEVVGLRQNEETDKMGFPIRRSGSTFITVPYSRMNEEMQRITRMGGKIVSITPISAS comes from the coding sequence ATGTTTGGTCAAACCGCTGCCGGTAGTGCTGCTAACAGCCCCTCCGGTGCCCGCGTCTTCCGCTATGAAGTGGTGGGACTCCGCCAGAATGAGGAAACCGATAAAATGGGTTTTCCGATTCGTCGCAGTGGCAGTACGTTCATTACCGTGCCCTACAGCCGTATGAACGAGGAGATGCAGCGCATTACCCGTATGGGAGGCAAAATTGTTTCCATTACCCCCATTAGTGCATCCTAA
- a CDS encoding phycobilisome rod-core linker polypeptide yields MSLPLLGVKPKTLDQRVVSYEVPAEDDPVIYRLTDATDAADVDALIWAAYRQIFSEHLILESYRQTFLESQLRNRAIAVQDFIRGLGKSEVYREQVAAVNSNYRLVDLSFKRFLGRPTYSQQEQIAWSIILATRGLEGFIDALIESDEYQQNFGADIVPYQRRRRMGRPFNLVNPRYSDYWRNREMALSGRSYYQVRYYTSGPLDKQIIRGAIPANFLSMARSIVVPTLDTQRHVARATSSLVKPPSTTVERDLPPTPVKPVAAALPYRYLPSQPKV; encoded by the coding sequence ATGTCGTTACCCTTGCTGGGTGTTAAACCCAAAACCCTCGACCAGCGGGTTGTTAGTTACGAAGTCCCCGCCGAGGATGATCCCGTCATTTACCGCCTGACGGATGCCACCGATGCGGCGGACGTGGATGCCCTCATTTGGGCGGCCTATCGGCAAATTTTTAGCGAGCACCTCATCCTAGAGTCTTACCGCCAGACCTTTCTTGAGTCGCAACTGCGCAACCGTGCCATTGCGGTGCAAGACTTTATTCGGGGGCTGGGCAAGTCAGAGGTGTATCGGGAACAGGTAGCGGCAGTCAATTCCAACTATCGACTGGTGGATTTGTCCTTTAAGCGCTTCTTGGGTCGCCCCACCTACAGTCAGCAAGAGCAAATTGCTTGGTCCATTATTTTGGCCACGCGAGGGCTAGAGGGCTTTATTGATGCCCTCATTGAAAGCGATGAGTACCAGCAAAACTTTGGTGCCGATATTGTCCCGTACCAACGGCGGCGGCGTATGGGTCGCCCCTTTAACTTGGTCAACCCCCGCTATAGTGACTACTGGCGCAACCGGGAAATGGCTCTTAGTGGCCGCTCCTACTACCAAGTGCGCTACTACACCTCTGGACCGCTAGACAAGCAAATTATTCGGGGTGCCATTCCCGCCAACTTCCTCTCAATGGCTCGCTCGATTGTGGTGCCCACCCTCGATACACAGCGGCACGTTGCCCGCGCTACCTCCAGCTTGGTGAAGCCCCCAAGCACCACCGTTGAGCGCGACTTACCCCCCACACCGGTTAAGCCCGTTGCCGCTGCCCTGCCCTATCGTTATTTACCTTCTCAACCCAAGGTGTAA
- a CDS encoding phycobilisome rod-core linker polypeptide, which yields MAIPLLAYPPSSQNQRVAGYEVPSEETPRRYSLEDAADQSTINELIWAAYRQVFSEHVLLQSSRQPHLESQLSNRTISVRDFIRGLAKSDVFRKLVVETNSNYRIVELALKRLLGRAPYNKAEELAWSIRIATDGWQAFVDTLIDSDEYTQNFGDNTVPYQRRRYKDRPFNLVTPRYSDYWRDKLESSRYKWGDIRNFLDMARSVTITPVQFRAVSTANVRIPDTTRSDRPAVPASINPTATFPLR from the coding sequence ATGGCCATTCCCCTACTTGCCTATCCCCCGAGTTCTCAAAATCAGCGCGTTGCCGGCTACGAAGTTCCCAGTGAGGAAACCCCACGGCGGTACTCCCTTGAGGATGCGGCGGATCAGTCCACGATTAACGAGTTGATCTGGGCTGCGTACCGCCAAGTCTTTAGTGAGCACGTTTTGTTGCAAAGTAGCCGGCAGCCCCATCTGGAGTCGCAGTTGAGCAACCGCACCATTTCGGTGCGCGACTTCATCCGTGGGTTAGCAAAGTCCGATGTCTTCCGCAAATTAGTGGTCGAGACGAATTCCAATTATCGGATTGTGGAGTTGGCCTTGAAGCGGCTGCTGGGGCGCGCCCCCTACAATAAGGCGGAGGAACTGGCTTGGTCTATCCGGATTGCCACGGACGGCTGGCAAGCCTTTGTCGATACCCTCATTGATAGCGACGAGTACACCCAAAATTTTGGCGACAACACCGTGCCTTACCAGCGCCGTCGCTATAAGGATCGGCCTTTTAACTTGGTGACCCCTCGCTATAGTGACTACTGGCGCGATAAGTTAGAAAGCAGTCGCTACAAATGGGGCGACATTCGCAACTTTTTGGATATGGCGCGATCGGTAACGATTACACCGGTGCAGTTCCGGGCGGTCTCAACGGCCAATGTGCGTATCCCCGATACCACCCGTAGCGATCGCCCCGCCGTACCGGCCTCGATTAACCCCACCGCCACCTTTCCGCTGCGCTAG
- a CDS encoding HEAT repeat domain-containing protein, protein MAAVSAAPSLTVPEMLKQLQGEDNSLRYYAAWWLGKFGLEAATTAERQSMVTALIAALADESDRTELGGYPLRRNAARALGKLGNPQAVPPLIACLGCDDFYVREAAAIALGQLGDAAAVEPLKTLLAGGVAMATRVPGRPHLAQPVEAVIESLGQLGCASAIPLIEPFLEHDLPRVQFAAARALFQLTAAPAYGDRLIAALASEDVQLRRTALLDLGAMGYLPATTAIVEARVEASFKLIALHGILAKQLNTRAAPAEPLFAALDQLL, encoded by the coding sequence ATGGCGGCAGTGTCGGCAGCACCATCCCTCACGGTTCCCGAGATGCTCAAGCAGCTTCAAGGGGAGGATAACAGTCTCCGCTACTACGCCGCATGGTGGCTGGGTAAATTTGGCCTAGAGGCAGCCACCACCGCTGAGCGGCAGTCTATGGTTACGGCCTTAATTGCTGCCCTAGCGGACGAGAGCGATCGCACCGAGTTGGGGGGGTATCCGCTGCGGCGCAATGCCGCCCGTGCCCTAGGCAAGCTCGGTAATCCTCAAGCGGTGCCGCCCTTGATTGCCTGTTTAGGGTGTGACGATTTTTACGTCCGGGAAGCCGCCGCCATTGCCCTTGGGCAGTTAGGGGATGCCGCCGCCGTTGAGCCACTCAAGACTCTACTGGCGGGGGGCGTTGCCATGGCCACCCGGGTGCCGGGTCGGCCACACCTTGCTCAGCCGGTGGAGGCCGTCATCGAAAGTTTGGGACAGTTGGGGTGCGCCAGTGCCATCCCCCTCATTGAGCCGTTCCTTGAGCACGATCTGCCACGGGTACAGTTTGCGGCGGCACGTGCCCTCTTTCAACTGACGGCAGCCCCCGCCTACGGCGATCGCCTCATTGCCGCCTTAGCCAGTGAAGATGTGCAACTGCGGCGCACTGCCCTGCTAGATCTGGGGGCAATGGGCTATCTGCCAGCCACGACGGCCATTGTTGAAGCTAGGGTGGAAGCCAGCTTTAAGCTGATTGCCCTCCACGGTATTCTGGCCAAGCAATTGAACACCCGGGCCGCCCCCGCAGAACCGCTCTTTGCGGCCTTGGATCAACTGCTGTGA
- a CDS encoding glycosyltransferase family 2 protein — MTLADLSSFSIVMPAFNVVEQRGEGVFRETLASIAASCRYLERAYPQPLRGELIIVSDGSTDATCAVASEAWPAEVPLQLVGLPTNGGIAAARNTGVRLAHGEVIFFCDADDLYRPEHLFLALSILNQPLPEPYSTPTAPVYFGAVRTGIYCRDRLHPYWQKTLEQTLVLNLAVRREVHEFIGGFPEEAVFRQFRFGAEDAAYAHWLHRFCHTAHLEQKTVEYRRFAGSFFDRQLAKFQAAPGTVPEDLSATDLEQRQQIEAIMAARLQNLQAKVSQLAIA; from the coding sequence ATGACCCTTGCGGACTTAAGCTCGTTCTCGATTGTGATGCCCGCCTTCAATGTTGTGGAGCAGCGGGGGGAGGGGGTTTTTCGCGAAACCCTTGCCAGTATTGCCGCCAGTTGCCGCTATCTTGAGCGCGCCTATCCCCAGCCCTTGCGGGGGGAACTGATTATTGTCAGTGATGGTTCCACCGATGCCACCTGTGCGGTTGCCAGCGAGGCATGGCCAGCAGAGGTACCGCTGCAACTGGTGGGGCTACCCACCAATGGGGGCATTGCCGCGGCTCGGAATACGGGGGTGCGGTTGGCCCACGGGGAGGTGATTTTCTTTTGCGATGCCGATGACCTCTACCGCCCTGAGCACTTGTTCTTGGCCCTATCGATCCTGAACCAGCCGCTGCCGGAACCCTACAGCACACCAACGGCACCGGTCTATTTTGGCGCGGTGCGCACGGGTATTTACTGTCGCGATCGCCTCCATCCCTACTGGCAGAAAACCCTCGAGCAAACCCTTGTGCTCAATTTGGCGGTGCGCCGCGAAGTTCACGAATTTATTGGCGGCTTTCCCGAAGAGGCCGTTTTCCGGCAATTTCGCTTTGGAGCAGAGGATGCGGCCTATGCCCACTGGTTACACCGATTTTGCCATACGGCTCACCTTGAGCAAAAAACCGTTGAGTACCGCCGCTTTGCTGGCAGCTTTTTTGATCGCCAACTTGCCAAGTTTCAGGCCGCCCCCGGAACGGTACCCGAGGATCTGAGCGCCACCGATCTGGAGCAGCGGCAGCAGATTGAAGCCATCATGGCGGCACGGCTGCAAAACCTCCAAGCCAAAGTGAGCCAACTGGCGATCGCTTAA
- a CDS encoding sulfiredoxin, with protein MRVLDLPLAAIRRPLIRQTDPEKVAALMASIAEIGQQEPIDVLEVEGHYYGFSGCHRYEACQRLGLPTIRARVRRAPRSVLQMHLA; from the coding sequence ATGCGAGTTCTTGATTTACCCCTTGCCGCCATTCGCCGTCCCCTCATCCGCCAGACGGATCCAGAAAAAGTGGCCGCCCTCATGGCCTCGATTGCCGAGATTGGCCAGCAGGAACCGATTGATGTCCTAGAAGTGGAGGGGCACTACTACGGTTTTTCCGGTTGCCATCGCTACGAAGCCTGCCAACGCTTGGGGTTGCCCACCATTCGGGCACGGGTGCGGCGTGCCCCCCGGTCTGTGCTCCAGATGCACCTCGCTTAA
- a CDS encoding photosystem I assembly protein Ycf3 yields MRYAPMPRSQRNDNFIDKTFTVMADLILKVLPTNSQSKTAFAYYRDGMSAQADGEYAEALENYQAALELEEDPNDRSYILYNIGLIHASNGEHEKALEYYHQALELNPRMPQALNNVAVIYHYLGTLAEEQQQSEEAEQLFDRAADYWKRAIQLAPNNYIEAQNWLKTTGRSSMDVYF; encoded by the coding sequence GTGAGATACGCCCCTATGCCGCGATCGCAACGGAACGATAACTTCATTGACAAAACCTTTACGGTCATGGCCGATCTAATTCTGAAGGTGTTGCCCACCAACAGCCAGTCCAAGACGGCCTTTGCCTACTATCGGGATGGCATGTCGGCGCAAGCGGATGGCGAGTACGCCGAGGCACTAGAAAACTATCAAGCGGCGCTCGAGCTAGAGGAAGACCCCAACGACCGCAGCTACATCCTCTACAACATTGGCCTGATTCATGCCAGCAACGGTGAGCACGAGAAGGCTCTAGAGTACTACCATCAGGCGCTGGAGCTCAATCCGCGGATGCCCCAAGCCTTAAATAACGTGGCGGTGATCTACCACTATTTAGGCACGCTGGCCGAGGAGCAACAGCAGTCGGAGGAGGCGGAGCAATTATTTGATCGCGCGGCGGACTACTGGAAGCGAGCCATTCAGCTTGCCCCCAACAACTACATTGAGGCGCAGAACTGGTTAAAAACCACTGGCCGCTCTAGCATGGATGTTTACTTTTAG